One part of the Thermodesulfobacterium commune DSM 2178 genome encodes these proteins:
- a CDS encoding DNA-directed RNA polymerase subunit alpha — protein sequence MKREIELIKPEEIKVHKDSQFPYYGKFIIEPLERGYGITLGNALRRVLLSSIPGYSITEVRIEGAPHEFTSLPGVVEDVTEIILNLKGVRFKLEGDGPFYFKLEKIGEGEVKAGDIQVEDKGIIVNPDAHIATLTKDGKLVMEIKVEKGRGYVPAEYNKNNEIGVILVDGLFSPITKVNFTVTQARVGKSSDYDSLVLEIYTDGTIDPKEALVKAAKILVEQFMVFLGEEKIGLETTTADVSTTQNILNLPIEELELSGRAYNCLKAANINYIGQLVQKTESELLKLRSFGKKSLDEIVEKLNRFNLKLGMTDLKWKPPKD from the coding sequence ATGAAGAGGGAAATAGAGCTTATTAAGCCTGAAGAGATTAAAGTTCATAAGGATAGCCAGTTTCCTTATTATGGGAAATTTATTATAGAGCCTTTAGAAAGAGGATACGGCATTACTTTGGGAAACGCTTTAAGAAGGGTTCTGCTTTCATCTATACCTGGTTATTCTATTACTGAGGTAAGGATAGAAGGTGCTCCTCATGAGTTTACCAGTTTGCCTGGAGTAGTTGAGGATGTTACAGAAATTATACTAAATTTAAAGGGAGTAAGGTTTAAGCTTGAAGGAGATGGCCCTTTTTATTTTAAGCTCGAAAAGATAGGAGAGGGTGAAGTAAAGGCAGGAGATATTCAGGTTGAAGATAAAGGGATTATCGTAAATCCTGATGCTCATATAGCAACTTTAACAAAAGATGGTAAGTTGGTGATGGAGATTAAGGTAGAAAAAGGTAGAGGGTACGTTCCAGCAGAATATAACAAAAATAATGAGATAGGGGTTATCCTAGTTGATGGTTTGTTTTCCCCGATTACCAAGGTAAATTTTACGGTTACTCAGGCTCGTGTAGGGAAAAGCAGTGATTATGACAGTTTAGTATTAGAGATATATACAGACGGAACTATAGATCCTAAAGAGGCTTTAGTTAAGGCTGCTAAGATTTTAGTAGAACAGTTTATGGTATTTTTAGGTGAGGAAAAAATAGGGTTAGAGACAACCACTGCGGATGTTAGTACTACTCAGAATATTTTAAACCTTCCTATAGAGGAGCTTGAACTTTCTGGCAGGGCATATAATTGTTTGAAGGCTGCTAACATAAACTATATAGGCCAGTTGGTACAAAAGACTGAATCTGAGCTTTTAAAGCTTAGAAGTTTTGGTAAGAAATCTTTAGACGAAATAGTAGAAAAACTTAACAGGTTTAATCTAAAGCTTGGCATGACAGACCTTAAGTGGAAACCTCCAAAAGATTAG
- the rpsD gene encoding 30S ribosomal protein S4, whose translation MARYTGPRCRLCRREGMKLFLKGDRCYTDKCAFERRSYPPGQHGPQQVRVKLSDYGIRLREKQKVKRIYGISEKQMRMYYEKATKMPGQAGHNLLQLLERRLDNVVYRLGFASSRSQARQYVNHGFFKVNGKNVDIPSYLVKPGDVIELKEKYRNNPQILESLETVIRRGIPSWLELDAEGFKGVVKGLPTREEITMPIQESYIIEFYSR comes from the coding sequence GTGGCTAGATATACTGGACCAAGATGCAGACTTTGTAGAAGAGAAGGTATGAAGCTTTTTTTAAAAGGAGATAGATGTTATACAGATAAATGTGCTTTTGAAAGAAGAAGTTATCCTCCTGGACAACATGGACCTCAGCAAGTAAGGGTAAAACTTTCAGACTATGGAATCCGGTTAAGGGAGAAACAAAAAGTGAAGAGAATTTACGGAATTTCTGAAAAGCAGATGAGGATGTATTATGAAAAGGCAACTAAAATGCCTGGTCAGGCGGGTCACAATCTGCTTCAGTTGTTAGAGAGAAGGTTGGATAATGTAGTCTATCGTTTAGGATTTGCATCTTCAAGAAGTCAGGCAAGACAGTATGTTAATCACGGATTTTTTAAGGTTAACGGAAAAAATGTGGATATTCCCTCTTATCTGGTAAAGCCAGGAGATGTGATTGAGCTTAAAGAGAAGTATAGAAACAATCCTCAGATTTTAGAAAGTTTAGAGACAGTGATCAGAAGAGGTATTCCTTCTTGGCTTGAGTTGGATGCTGAAGGTTTTAAAGGTGTGGTTAAGGGACTGCCTACTCGAGAAGAAATTACTATGCCTATTCAGGAAAGCTATATAATTGAGTTTTACTCTAGGTAA
- the rpsK gene encoding 30S ribosomal protein S11 → MAKPKKKKIKKSVTEGIIHIHSTFNNTIITITDRQGNVLAWASGGTEGFKGTRKGTPFAAQLAMQSALKKVQPYGLKEVWVYVKGPGPGREAALRALQGSGLKVTLIKDVTPIPHDGCRPPKRRRV, encoded by the coding sequence GTGGCTAAACCTAAAAAGAAAAAAATTAAAAAATCTGTCACGGAAGGCATAATTCATATTCATTCTACTTTCAATAACACCATTATCACAATAACAGACAGACAGGGAAATGTCCTTGCTTGGGCAAGTGGTGGAACTGAAGGCTTTAAAGGAACAAGAAAGGGTACGCCTTTTGCTGCCCAATTGGCTATGCAATCAGCCTTAAAAAAGGTTCAACCATATGGTTTGAAAGAGGTTTGGGTGTATGTAAAGGGTCCTGGTCCAGGAAGAGAGGCTGCTTTAAGGGCTCTACAAGGATCTGGGCTTAAAGTAACTCTTATAAAAGACGTTACTCCTATACCTCATGATGGGTGTCGTCCACCTAAGAGAAGAAGGGTTTAA
- the rpsM gene encoding 30S ribosomal protein S13, with amino-acid sequence MPKIAGVDIPENKPVEIALTYIYGVGRTLAQKACAKAGIDWFRKVKDLSEEEINRLRQIIEKEYVVEGDLRKEVRQNIQRLMAIGCYRGLRHKMGLPVRGQRTRSNARTRKGPRPGSLRKKKK; translated from the coding sequence ATGCCCAAAATTGCTGGAGTTGATATTCCAGAAAACAAGCCTGTAGAGATTGCACTTACGTATATTTATGGTGTAGGAAGAACTTTAGCTCAAAAAGCTTGTGCTAAAGCGGGGATAGACTGGTTTAGAAAAGTAAAGGATCTTTCTGAAGAAGAAATTAATCGTTTAAGACAGATTATTGAAAAGGAATATGTGGTAGAAGGAGATCTGAGAAAAGAGGTCAGACAGAACATTCAGAGACTTATGGCAATAGGTTGTTATAGAGGGTTGAGACATAAGATGGGTCTCCCTGTAAGGGGACAAAGAACAAGGTCAAATGCCAGGACAAGAAAAGGTCCTAGACCAGGATCTTTAAGAAAGAAGAAGAAATAA
- the rpmJ gene encoding 50S ribosomal protein L36 has protein sequence MKVSPSVKKRCRKCKIVRRKGVVRVICEIPKHKQRQG, from the coding sequence ATGAAGGTTAGTCCTTCTGTTAAAAAAAGATGTAGAAAATGTAAGATTGTAAGGAGAAAAGGTGTAGTTAGGGTAATTTGTGAAATACCCAAGCATAAACAAAGGCAAGGTTAG
- the infA gene encoding translation initiation factor IF-1, protein MPKDDVILLEGKVIEPLPNAMFRVELETGNKVLAHISGKMRMHYIRILPGDTVVVELSPYDLTRGRIVYRGSLKDYKGG, encoded by the coding sequence ATGCCAAAAGATGACGTAATCCTTTTAGAAGGAAAGGTAATAGAACCTCTTCCTAATGCTATGTTTAGGGTTGAGTTAGAAACAGGTAATAAAGTTCTGGCTCATATTTCTGGAAAGATGAGGATGCATTATATTAGAATTTTACCTGGAGATACAGTGGTAGTGGAGTTATCTCCTTATGATTTGACTAGAGGTAGGATAGTCTATAGAGGAAGTTTAAAAGATTATAAAGGAGGTTAG
- the map gene encoding type I methionyl aminopeptidase — protein sequence MYNSYFKKRAILKTQAEIEILRKANAIVMEILLRLKEEVKPGVSAWEFEELALSLCEKKGVKPAFKGYRGYPYALCVSINEEIVHGMPKKEKVLKEGDLVSFDFGVVYEGYVGDAALTVGVGKISEKAERLMKVTEEALYKGIEKAYFGNKIGDISFAIQSHVEKHGFNVIKEFVGHGVGRSLHEPPEVPNWGRPGRGPKIEIGMVLAIEPMVSAGDPRVEILVDGWTAVTKDRSLAAHFEHSIAITPKGPEILSRV from the coding sequence TTGTATAATTCTTATTTTAAAAAACGAGCGATACTTAAGACTCAGGCAGAGATAGAAATTTTACGTAAAGCTAATGCTATAGTAATGGAGATTCTTCTTAGGCTGAAAGAGGAAGTAAAGCCTGGAGTTAGTGCTTGGGAGTTTGAGGAGTTAGCTTTAAGTCTTTGTGAAAAGAAAGGAGTAAAACCGGCTTTTAAAGGGTATAGGGGGTATCCTTATGCCCTTTGTGTATCTATAAACGAAGAGATAGTACATGGTATGCCTAAGAAAGAAAAGGTTTTAAAGGAAGGAGATTTGGTGAGTTTTGATTTTGGTGTAGTTTATGAAGGTTATGTAGGGGATGCTGCTTTGACTGTTGGTGTAGGGAAGATTTCAGAAAAAGCAGAAAGGTTGATGAAGGTTACAGAAGAAGCCCTTTATAAGGGTATTGAAAAAGCTTATTTTGGTAATAAAATAGGAGACATCTCTTTTGCTATTCAATCCCATGTAGAAAAGCATGGGTTTAATGTTATAAAAGAGTTTGTAGGGCATGGAGTAGGAAGAAGTTTGCATGAGCCTCCAGAGGTCCCTAATTGGGGAAGGCCAGGAAGGGGGCCAAAAATTGAGATAGGTATGGTTTTAGCGATAGAGCCTATGGTCTCTGCAGGAGATCCTAGAGTAGAGATTTTAGTGGATGGTTGGACTGCGGTAACTAAAGACAGAAGTTTGGCAGCCCATTTTGAGCATTCAATAGCTATAACTCCTAAGGGACCAGAAATTTTATCAAGGGTGTAA
- a CDS encoding adenylate kinase — MNIVFLGPPGAGKGTQAKILVEKYGIPQISTGDMLREHVGKGTELGLKAKEYMEKGQLVPDEIILGMVKERLSQPDAQKGFILDGFPRTVAQAEALDKMLEEMGRKLDVALALIVPDEELVLRLTGRRTCKNCGMMYHIKFKPPKVEGKCDACGGELYQRPDDNEETVRNRLKVYHESTAPLIEYYKNKGILAEIDGSKSIEEITQQIINILEKK; from the coding sequence ATGAATATAGTGTTTTTAGGACCACCAGGAGCGGGTAAGGGAACTCAGGCTAAGATTTTAGTAGAAAAGTATGGGATTCCTCAAATCTCTACAGGAGATATGTTAAGAGAACATGTAGGTAAAGGTACAGAGTTAGGGTTAAAAGCTAAGGAATATATGGAAAAAGGGCAGCTTGTTCCTGATGAGATTATCCTTGGGATGGTTAAAGAACGTCTCAGTCAACCTGATGCTCAAAAAGGATTTATTTTAGATGGATTTCCAAGAACGGTTGCTCAAGCAGAAGCTTTAGATAAAATGTTAGAAGAAATGGGAAGAAAGCTTGATGTAGCTTTAGCTTTGATCGTTCCTGACGAAGAACTTGTTCTTAGGCTTACCGGCAGAAGAACTTGTAAAAATTGTGGAATGATGTATCATATAAAATTTAAACCTCCCAAAGTTGAAGGAAAATGTGATGCTTGTGGAGGAGAGCTTTATCAAAGACCAGACGATAATGAAGAGACTGTAAGAAACAGGTTAAAGGTTTATCATGAGTCTACAGCTCCTCTTATCGAGTATTATAAAAATAAAGGCATTTTAGCTGAGATCGACGGAAGTAAGAGTATAGAAGAGATAACTCAACAAATTATAAATATTTTAGAGAAGAAGTAA